The genomic segment tggacagtctgtggtgcaacgtggtgttggtggatggagcgagacatgatgttccagatgtgctcaatcggattcaggtctggggaacgggtgggccagtccatagcttcagtgccttcatcttgcaggaactgctgacacactccagccacatgaggtctagcattgtccggcattaggaggaacccagggccaaccgcaccagcatatggtctcacaaggggtctgaggatctcatctcggtacctaatggcagtcaggctacctctggcgagcacatggagggctgagcggccctccaaagaaatgccaccccacaccattactgacccactgccaaaccggtcatgctgaaggatgttgcaggcagcagattgctctccacggcgtctccagactctgtcacgtctgccacatgtgctcagtgtgaacctgctttcatctgtgaagagcacagggcgctagtggcgaatttgccaatcctggtgttctctggcaaatgccaagcgtcctgcacggtgttgagctgtgagcacaacccccatctgtggacgtcaggccctcataccatcctcatggagtcggtttctaaccgtttgcagacacatgcacatttgtggcctgctggaggtcattctgcagggctctggcagtgctcctcctgttcctccgtgcacaaaggtggaggtagcggtcctgctgctgggttgtcgccctcctacggcctcctccacgtctcctggtgtactggcctgtctcctggtagcggctccagcctctggacactacgctgacagacacagcaaaccttcttgccacagctcgcattgatgtgccatcctggatgagctgcactacctgagccacttgtgtgggttggagagtccgtctcctgctaccacaagtgtgaaagcatcacataaacatcagccagaaagcagaaagctactgagaagtggtctgtggtcccacctgcagaaccactcctttattgagtgtgtctttctaatcgccaataatttccacctgttgtctgttccatttgcacaacagctgtgaaattgattgttagtgttgcttcctaagtggacagtttgatttcacagaagtttgatttacttggagttatattgtgttgtttaagtgttccctttgtttttttgagcagtgtatattatttGCTGTCTGTCTTCAACAGAAATGCTAAGAACATGTACTGTTGGAAAGCAGGCACTACCCTCCATATTGAGGTAGTTCTTCCAATCAGACACGCCAGTGGTGTCAGAGACACAGTCCGTCTACAGATTGGAATAGTTGGCTGTGGTTAAGGACGACATCTCCCACTTCAGAGAAATTCCAATACTCAGTGAGTTGTACACTGAAACTAGGCAggcttctgtagttttgcatAGTAAGCAGTTTTACGTCCTTAGAAGTGTTTGTAAACATAACTGACATTGAAATTCCAATGCGGGTAGTTTCGTACGTATGACTGCACTCGTGTACTGCATAGACAGGATCGTGCAGTTGCCACAAGTGCTGGAGGAGGGACCAAGGACAGACTCAAGATTCTTCCTGTCCTTCTTTCCTGTCGCCTCAGCTCTGTAAAAGAAACCAGTAGAAATGTTGAAGATCTTTATCTGCAAGAAAGTGCATCTTTTCAAAATGAAGAAGCTTAACTGACATGTTTCTAAGCAGGTGTGCCCACAGGGCCTTCATTTTATTTACGTCAGCAGAGTAGTATGGAGAGCTGTGAGGAGAGCTGCAGATATGATGCTATTTATGCCTAAGCAATAAGCAGCACTGTCAGAAATATCAGCATCAAATAAGGTTCAGCTGTCTAGTTTAAActctaaaaaaatgtaaatgattttgtttttggtttggatatagtgctgtgcaaaagtcagagaccaccctttatttctttgaggtacagccaaaatggccattaagtacaagctgtTCGTTTGACAGCATCAAGAAAAAAGCAGTGAATGTGTTCGCTTAACCATGTCCAAAGCTCTCCTGAAGGAAGTTCAGGATTATTTCTAGTTTTCTCCCAATTCCTAGCAGCAGTAGTTCAGCacttaaattaaatcaggtctGCTTGTGAAGGATTTGGACAAATCCGACAGGAGTGCAGGTGACATCTAAAGCCAAACTTCAAATAAGCTTACACAAtatatatgttcatttttatgagatggttgttcctttttattgtttgttttttttggagttttttttgtaatttaagctggttttaaataaatttgcttAGGTgtttaagacttttgcacagtactgtatgtttaatatgaaatgatgcagaagcctcaacaacgtCATATAACGTCTTTGCCTTTATgatttttgggagacttgcattcagttacattttatgctttttatggTCCAGGTAGTCCTAAACaggaaggatagacagaaacaatTATGTATTTTTCTGAAGCTTACAGATGCTGAATATACTCAGACGTTCCACTGCAGCTCTTTAGTTTTTGACCTGCTCCTGTTGtacatctatttttttcttGGATTACCTTTATTTGGTTCATTATTTCCCCAATGTAACAATACTTTTCAGTGAGcagactgctgctgctgtactcACCTCCATAAAGGGTTCAGCATTTGTGTAGCTTTTTCATCTcgtacttttatttttacccataCTGTAATTGTTTTTCATCACTGTTCATTATTGATTTCAGGCTATTACCACACAGCCATTCTTAATACTTACTGTGTGCAACAAtatgaaaaagtttgaacatcctcAATCAAATTATATATGTGTTAATAATAGGTTAACAGCACGTTAATGTCTACAGGAAATAAATTtgaatatggcatttttttctgctaatttccTCCACAACTCTTTATTTGATGagcttaaaaaaacacataaaaaataaaatgtgccataacttttgcaaaaggcacattttatgttttatctttttaattaatacattaaattcagaaaataaacagtaaatgtgcattgaaatgtgcagtggtgtaaagtgtacttattttcacttcagcaaatcagcaaagcatgtaatttgaccaagggtgccaAATCAGGTGACCATAACCCCTGAAAACACATTAAGGTCTTGGTAGACATCTGAGCTGTTACACGAATCTGCACCACCTGTGTCAGTGCAGCTTATAGTCAGAACCTCAGTGATTCAGAGACACATTACAATCTGCAATATGGGAAATTAGTTTATTGGACAGACAATTCAATTTCCATCTGAGCAATACTTTGCCATCCatatgtaatttgttacttggacatgaaaaataaaataaaataaaatacagcttcttaataaaacatttccttctaaaacaacaacaaatacaaGTGAAATAGACATGATGCACTGAGTTAGTTCAGCTTAGTTTGTTTAGCAGAATTTTGTCAATATAAACTGCAATATTCTCATGGTTTTGTTGTGAGATCCAATTGTTAACCAGTCTCAGGGCATCTAAATAGTAGTTGCTAAACCTTAAGAGATATGACTACTTGTGAACTATTGTTTACTATAATGTTTATCTCACTATATGGTCCACCAAAAACCAGAAGGGCTTGTTGTCAGCAGCCAGTGAATGATAGATGGGTAACAGGAATAACAGGCCATGGTCATAGTACAGTTCAAGCCATGAGTGTTTAAGAGAAATTCCTAATGCACAGATTTTGTCCAGGCATCATCCTCTGTCTGTCTTAATGCTGGACCTGGAAGACCTAGAAACCCTGATGGAACATCTCAAgtaagaaaaatacaaatacagagCCCTCTACTCTGTTACTACGTTGAGAGGAACATCAGGTGCTAGAAGGGTTTGAGTCTTGTGTGAGATTTTGGACACAGTGGAAGGTGAATGTAAGCAGAGGTCAGACACAGTGGACACTTTGGATTTGCTGGAAAGTTCAGAAATGACAGAGAGGTTTGTGGGAGTGGAACGCAAGGTTTTGCTCTCTTCAGCATCCATCAGATATCGGGTACTGTAGAAACAGGTTTGATTAAGCATTAAAAGCACATAAATCACACAGAACTTATGAGTGAAACAAGCGGTCTTTCATCTATGCCTCAGGTACTGGAGGGTCACAGACTTGCGTAGTCTTGTTTTATTCCTGTTATAACACACTTCATTCAACTCAATACAATCTCAAGTTGGGCCAAGGATAATACTTATGTGTGTTGTACTGTGACTGTCTGGAAATGCAGTTGGATGCTTTTGACTAATAAGATGCTAAGAGAACGTAACGTAGTATCTCCAGATGTGAACTCACCTGTCCTCCAGAGACCAGAGCCTAAAAACTGAAACCAAGTAGAACAGCCCTCCAGTGATCTGAAATACACACCCAACCCATCCAAGGAACAATGGTGTTCCCAAGTCATACCTGACAATAAAAGGAAAAGAATACAGTTATgctttacttgaaccctgctacataacattgacataaccatacTATAAACATACCGTGTCATGGCAGGTGTCATATGGGGTCATGACAGTTTACATTGTGTAATAGCTATCATAACAtatgtcataatgtttgatggCATGAGGGCTAACTTGAGGGCACTTAGCAAAAATTTGCATCacataagctgtcatgacatGACATTGTGGCATCTGTCATAACAGTTAACGATGTTGGTAACATAACAGTTGGTAACATTACATATCTTCATTTACTGTTATCCTGCTACTGTtatgtgttactgataaaaCACTGATgacaaaatgttacatttccAATCAAATTAAAGCTATTATTTAAGTTTTGGGAATATGGAGAAGCTCAgaggaacattttgtaacatcagttgtgaTTCAGAAACCACTATGACCATGTTGAAGGAATATTTAAAGAGAACTTAGTCAAAACCGAGAAGGTAAGTGAATATTGTCATCATAtattcatcagtataatgttgattttgcactTGAGACATAAACATTAAGCTAGAcattctttttaaagtgtgtgtaaCTGTGCGTGTAACATTAATATATGAAGACATATGACAAGTTCTgaaacacctctgacttttaaagaAGTATTTTAGACTTTACTGAGTGACTTGCAGCTGTGCATGTTGTATGTTCATGATATAGAAAtgctatttctttttcatttaacaaaaaaatcttacatagtgcagctttaagagcCACCATAATATTACACTCTTAAGATTATCGTCTTAATGTTTTGGACATTTGGTAGGGACACACAGGCAACAATGTATAGCCAACATTTATTCTTAGAAGATCTGTACTTACTTCAGTTCGAAAGCAGGGTTGAAATATTCTGTAGAGACATGCCAAGCATAGACTGCATAGCCTGCCGCAGCCAACAAACCTtataaaagagaaaagcaacACAAATTTGACCTCTGAGGAGCTCGTGATCACAGTCTACAAATACAATGATGCACTAATTAATTACATTAGTACCGCTCGTGTTATGACAGAGGCTTCCAATGAACAtggctctgttcttctctttctctttgcctccAATGTAAGTGCATTCCATTCCCACCATGCTTAGAATGAACCCCAGCACACCAATGGCTACTCCGCTCATCAGCAGAGCTCTCACAATCTGTACATGATCTGCACACAGAAGAATTTTCactttgcaaatattttttttgggATGTACCAAAGTGCCAAAATATGTCCAGTACAAAAAACATGATATATGGCCATATATGCTCCAATAACTGACAGAAGTGGACGtacatatatgtaatatgtgtttacattatatttgaatgaaatgtttacatgtcTATGTGACAACGAATATATACACTGATGATACAAATCTATATAGACTAAATATTATCATTCTTTTACATCAAAAGACAGTAATATTGCCTAAATTCATGACTGAATACATGTCAAAGCCTTATATGcatattcaacatttttttaggtttttgtaTCTGCATGTTTAAGTAGCAAATGTTAAGATATCATTACTTCATATTGCTGTTTTACATAGCATGAATGGGGACCCAAAATATTTGGTGCTCCATTTCTTCTTCAGGTACATTAGCATAGCAGTAATACATTGTGGAAGTATTACCAGACCCTCAGTTTGCACTTACATTCCACAGACCAGAGCACAGGGAAGTCGTAGCAGTTGGAGACAGCGTTAGAATCAGTGGAGCAGGCCCTCCACAGACTGGACCAATACCAGGCCACAGTGAAGACGGCGCTGCCGCCCTGGCCACCAGTAGCAGCTACTTTCCACCCCTCCATGGCTAAAGAGCAGGCGATGAAGGTCCAGCCCAACATGGTCTGAAGAAACCCCCAAATCTGCAGCGTGCGGATGTTCATCTTCAGCGCTGTCCTCTGCTGTAAGGTAGACTCAGAGTCTCACCCTGCTCCTTGTTTTTAGTCTCTATCACTACTATTTTCCCTTTATTCCTTTCTTTCCTGCCTTTCCTATTTGTCTACATTTCCAACCCTCCATGCACTTGTCTAGTtttgacactttgacacaactCTTTTAGTATGTAATTGGTCTTCATCTCACATGGTCAAAATGCTGCCTCAGTCCTTGTCAGGTCATCTTGCAAACCAGTATAAAGCACAACTGGCTTAAAGATAAGGTGTCCTCCTTATTCTCAGTGTGAGCATGTCTCAGTACACGTTCCCAGGGCCTCACTGATAAGAAATGCAAGGCATTGAGAATGCTTACGTGAGCATGTAGCTCATATTTCTGCTTCACTAAAATATTATCACAGATTTGAAAGCAGATTTGCCTTCAGTAGAATTAAATAGAGGTACCCCTTATGCCATTGGGTACCTCATGTCACCTTGTCttgactttttatttaatttttctattttaaaatgttgtgaaaaggtacaaatatgcagTTATTGCAGTatctttaaaatgtattcaaatatGCAGAGATTGTAGTatctttaaaatgtattcagGGTGTATAATTGGGCCATAAGACTATTGTTGCATCTTTGAGGCTACATTTACAGTTTGAACCAATGAACATTTACCTGTACAGTACATTTACAACAGTGTagagcaaaataaaatattatttttgtcaAACAATAgttgaaatatgtttttgttcttcCTCTGTCACAGTATAACAAAAAACCATTACAACCATTCtcaacatacagacatacagcaTCGGCCCTCGCAGGATTAAAATCATTGAGTGGGATTTCAGGAGGTTTTTTCTTAGCTATGGGCATCCTAAAGTATTGTCCTCTAGGTAGCTCAAGCTCCAGCTCAAACTCATTGCTTGGCTCATACACTACAACAAGGACCTTCCTAAGTGCAGTAGACTTTTACAATTCATAAAGCTGCTAATGATCCTGACAAACTTCATCTCTGACAAAAAGGGTTAATTGAGGTAGAATGCTAAAATCTGCAGTGCTGTGGGCCACCAGGGCTGAAGTCAACGTTGTGAGACACCACCTTGTCTTGCACAGTACACCTTAGCTTAGCCTTAGCATTATTGTTAGCTATCTAGGTAGTGGCACAGAAAATAAGACCAAAGTGGCATTTACTCAAGCACTTTATAGTTTCCTTATATAGCCATTGTCACGGTTTGGCTTTAAATTGCATAGTTTCAAAGTAAACATGTGGATCAGATGAAGAACAGGTCACTGAATAGGTCAAACCTTAAAGGAATTTCAAACACCAGAGTGGGGCTTTCATTCACTCCAAATTTTGCCTCAGGCTTTGAAACCTTATTACAGTAGTCATTtcataaaagtgtgtgtgtctgtgtgtgtgtgtgtgtgtgtgtgtgtgtgtgtgtgtgtgtgtgtgtgtgtgtgtgtgtgtgtgtgtgtgtgtgtgtgtgtgtatcagatTTAATTAGCACAAGGTTAGGAGTTTGGTGTGTGGGGGtctatatttattaatatagtaGTGTCCAGTGTTTGATGTTTTCAAATGAACTCCCTGTCAAGCCTAAACCTGCTCAAGGCTGAGAAGGTCATCCTTTGTCCTTAGAGGAAGATCAAAGAAGAGAAAGTCTCTGTCATGACTCATGACCTGTATCACCTTCAAGGGCGCATGATTGAGGGTCTTCCACAATCCCGCAGAAATGGTACAGAACCCAGAACCACAGTGCTGAATTTTTTTAATGCCAGAGcgttaaaaaaacaagaaacaagacTAAAAGTCATGCTGATGACATTTagatgattttgtttacactaTTTGGCAATGATGTCAAACCCAGCACACAGAAAACTTGGTGAAACCTCTTTATTCTTTCTGATGATATCCTTTTTTTAGGATCCTATTTTTAGATCTTTTAGAAGTATCATGCTCCATCATGACTCCAAGCAGGATTGCATAACCTGTATGTAAACCATATTGTTAAAAATCTCAAATTGATCTTTAAATCGTGGTTTTAGTTCTTACAGTTAGATCATATTCATATTATGCATTCGTGCATCATGCTTCTTTTGTAAGtttccactttttaaaatctccagcaacTGCAGTAGACGGGTGTATAGTTTTAGCCTTTACACTGATAATGTATGCAGCCCCCTGGTGGTTATTTTTGCACATTGGAGGACAATTCCTGAAAGATTAATGCCAGCCTTTGTAGAATGCATTTTATGAAGCACTGTAGGTGCTAAACTTGGTGAAGAAGGATGTACTTCTTATCAATAAAAGAGTAATTGTACAGGGAAAAGGAACTTTTAGGTggctttattcatttttgccatCCTCCCATTATCAGTTTGTGTGTGGTTTCGATTAATATTTCCGCACACTCTTAAGAATAATGGCTCATTCCAAGCCAAGCaaatgcaaaatacaacaaaacagGTAATTACTGTGTGAACAAGAAATAATAGCAAAGCTAATATGCAGAACAACCACAATGCAGATTTCTTAAAGGTGTGTGAGCTTGATTATGCATGGCTGTTGCTAATGGCATTCCCTGATGTCCTTTCAAAACATAACCATCCTATTTAGACCGTCCAGTGTTCAGTCAGTTGCAGGCCTGTTTCAGCAGTATTATAGAGCTACTCCTAGTTCAGGCTGGCCTATATATAAAGAAATAGAAGTGCTTTattagattttgtcagtaaattCCACAAGACATCACATATCACTGAGATACCTAACGCATGTTTTACGCCTGGCTGGAACACGAAGTTGGACCACTGTTGCCAGTACAGAGGAACTCCAGAAATGTTTGAGGAACAGAGGTCAAGGTCTAGGGTTTCCATTGATCAGAAGGTGGAGACAGACATCAGGTCCTGAGGAAGTGACTTCCGATCCAATTTCCACATCTAGACAACATGTTCCACAAACGGTGGAGCGCAGCAGGAACCACCATCTAAAATGTCTGTCATCAATTCAGGTGGTTGTCAGGCCTCAGTTCAGCAAGGGGCACACCCATGAAAGATGTTCTCTGTTAATTCCTTCTAAATCATGTGTCTAGAAAGTTATTCCTGCTATGACATTGACCAGTTCTCAGAAATTGACCATCAAACAAAGACATACATATTATATGCACTATTTGTGACGGGTGGCATGAAATAAAGAACAATAATCTGAGGTATTTAATGCTGAATGAGAACATTAGATTATTACATTACTGAGAAAATTTGACATGCCCTAAGAACAGCAGTTGGACATCCATTATGCACATACAATATGACATACAATATGTCTCTTACCGGTAGAATGATTTTATTGTGATATTTCCCGTGGGAGTATTTCACACATAGGCGTTCCTCCCAAACTGTCTGGCAGAGCTGCTTTGATCAGCTGCATCTTTATGAGGACCAGGGCTCTTTTTGTTTTGAGTTGGTAAGAATGAAGTGGCTCCATTGTAGGAGTATTCCCTTTAAGAAACAGAGAGGTTTTTAAGCTTCTCAGAGATAGTTAGACTTAAGAATATGTTCTTGCTATGGCACTTACAATTTGTAAATAATTGTGTGTGGCCAATTTACGTTCATTTGTGTTCTGTCAGTCCATAGTCATCTGTGTATTGGCATTGTGTTGTCATGTCTTCTTCATCTACAGAGAAAGCTGTGTGAAGGGGGAGATCTCACTATCTCTAAAGCAGACAGGCTGAGAACCGCAGTCTTGTCTCCTCTTTCCTTctgtttccattttattttaaagcaggggtgtcaGAAGTGAGGGCCCAAAGGGTCACAGCTCTGCAACATTTTGTGTTCTGAACTTTCTGAATTCAACTCATAAAGGCCCTTTTACCCTCTTTCTGCAGgtcccctagtggccattctgtcAGCTGAATCATGTTAACAAGGACACTGTTGGTTCTTTGACTATGACATGTTGTGCGTATGTGtcgagctgctagcgagcaagaGTGAGACACCGGTTCCATAAATTCAAGCTActctgtttaattttattcaatcatttaacaatttattttGCCACTTATTTTTAGATAAAAATCCATGCTGAAACGTTTATGTACTAAGTCATAGGTTTTGCTCTTTTCCGTCTCTGTCCTGAAAAAgcatacattaaaaacacactgtaaaagTCCAGCTAATGGGATGGAAGACGACCAGCCAGAACccagctgtaaatgtaaatgctgatTTCTCAATTTGCATTACATAATACTGTGCCATCAGTATAAAACACAGTTAACAGTGAACTTTCTCATGCCAGTGTTGTCGTATGTTATGAGTACACATCGTAACTGCAATTTTCTCATCTAGGCCTAATCTCTCAGTGCCCTAATGACAGCTCTCAcccaaaacaaatcaaatgtcatcttaaaaatattctttttttgcTGATACTTTCTTTATGTAGACCTGCGTTCAATCTGGATAGGACCAAGCTTAAACAGGCCCACCCATGGCTGCAGCCCTGAAGAGACATTATCACAATCGCAAGTAGCAGAGCAGCGCAGTTTCCTCGTTAAAGGGGCAGCACAACTACAGCTGtcttgatatttaaaaaaaaatcaattgccataattaaaaaaatgtatttaaatacaataaaaaagagTTTTTGAAATTCtgacttgcttgctcacctaCAAAGATGAAAGTAGAGTTTGCTTTCGGTTTCGTAAGCCATGCGcatttttatcaaaatattCCATCTGTattagtgaagaaaaaaaatgcaagggCAAAAACTGATCGATGTCCAAACATGAGGAAATTGCATTTAATGGTTACTGTAAAAAAAGGTTTAGAATTCCGCGAGGCAGATTTCTAAAATCTGCAGCGCTGTGGCCTGTCAGGGCTGCTGTCTGACCGTGTTATAAATGTGGGGTCACTGATTTTAAATGAGAACAGTTTTTGTAATGTTTGGCCAACCAATCAGGACAAGGATGTGTCTTAGTCTTGTGAGTCACCTCCTGTTCTGCTAAGCATACAGGGTGAAACTGTAGCCTACCCTTAGGATCAGTGCTAGTTAGCTACAAACCTGACtggtaaaaagagaaaataaaaccaaaatggtCAGTTCTGCCATTACCTGTGACGGCTAACACTTTCAAACAAGCCAAGAAAAAATGGTGTGAAAACAAAAGTGGAACAGAACTGAAATAGTCTAGAGCAAATACAATAGTGAACATTGGTATGCTAATAATAGAGAGAGCTAAGGCAGCATGAAGGGGATCAGTAAACACTGAAGGCAGGGTGTGTATTTGCTTGGCTGCTGAGTTTCAAAAACTCTAGCTTCAGCTCACTTCTGCCAAAATCTATGAACCCAACTTTAAAGCAGCACATGCTGTGATCCCACTGAAATCTGCAACAATGCTGTACAACAGGCACCACACTCTACCTCATGCTGAAGCCTTCACTCatggagaagcagaaaataaagCCCCCCAGGATGCAGAGCACAGATCCTGCCCAGCCAATAAAGAGAGCAGCCCCCAGCTCAAACCTAGACATGGATAACATGAATTAGCAGCTGATAACTGGATGATGATAAATAGGCTCATTCAGACAACATTTGCTTTGGTGCCGTGGTGGAATCACCTACTTTTGTGCCACGAATAAAGGGTCAAAAAACTCAGAGGTGATTCTGTGTGCATATAATGAACATGTCGTCAATGAACAGACACCTgcaaagagaaaggaaaggggAACGAGAGAAGCCAGAACTTGTTACACTTTCCAGTGAAAGGTATCAAGCTACAACACGCAGCTTGAAGAAGCTCCCCTTGTGTTTGCTTAACATTACTGGGACTTCATACACATATTTCCTTAATTCCCATAATATTGTATTCTTGGCAGATTCTTTAGAAACATAACAAACAATCAAGTAGTAAAAACATCATTTACCACTGAGGATAAAATGCAGTCCAGACAGGCAGGTTATTCTGGCCTTGGTGGTCTCGGAGCCCCCTATCTTTGTGCATTTCATCCCCACCAGGGCCAAAATGGCTCCAAAGAAACCCAGACACACAGCTGAGATCATGAGTCCACGGCACACCTGAATATAAGCTACAGGATCAGACAGACAAAGTGGCAGGAATTTACTTAAAGGaaaacaattatatatatataggttatGTTGCTGAGCTGTGAAATAATCTCAGAGTGCAGGTCAGAGCACTTCAGAAGGCAACGCTTGGTACTGTCAGTAGGTTTTCAGTTGTCAAGATATTACACAGCTACTAAGACTCGACTTTCTCTGCATACTTACGCATGACCTATTGCAATTTCTCTGATGTTCTAATCTAGTGTTAGTGGTACTTTAAGTGCATTTGGCACAATTTGCACAACCATGGCACAGGCCCTGTTGAAATGATGCAGTTAGCTAAGTAAGCACCTGGATAATTTGTGCCATGGCAGTACATGGCTTAAGCCAAAACCACATTAGAGCTATCTGATACCTCACTGCACTTTTCTCGTTACCAATCACAGTTGCCTGCTCTTTTTGAGAGGAAGTAAAAGACTAAAACCTGGGCTAATAAGGAAAAAACAGGATACATTCAGCGACCTGCCAGTGTTACTACAAGGGTACTACAAAGCATGCATATACTTTTTGGCAGCGCATGCACAAGAGCAATGACCAACCATCCAAAGCCAGCATGGAGGGAAAGTCCTTGCAGTTGGAGACTCCAGTGGAATCTGT from the Pygocentrus nattereri isolate fPygNat1 chromosome 30, fPygNat1.pri, whole genome shotgun sequence genome contains:
- the cldn10a gene encoding claudin-10a encodes the protein MTNMVTEIVAFLLTISGWVLISSTLPTDHWKVSSVDGTVITTATFWSNLWKTCVTDSTGVSNCKDFPSMLALDAYIQVCRGLMISAVCLGFFGAILALVGMKCTKIGGSETTKARITCLSGLHFILSGVCSLTTCSLYAHRITSEFFDPLFVAQKFELGAALFIGWAGSVLCILGGFIFCFSMSEGFSMREYSYNGATSFLPTQNKKSPGPHKDAADQSSSARQFGRNAYV
- the si:busm1-52i16.2 gene encoding claudin-10 — its product is MNIRTLQIWGFLQTMLGWTFIACSLAMEGWKVAATGGQGGSAVFTVAWYWSSLWRACSTDSNAVSNCYDFPVLWSVEYHVQIVRALLMSGVAIGVLGFILSMVGMECTYIGGKEKEKNRAMFIGSLCHNTSGLLAAAGYAVYAWHVSTEYFNPAFELKYDLGTPLFLGWVGCVFQITGGLFYLVSVFRLWSLEDSTRYLMDAEESKTLRSTPTNLSVISELSSKSKVSTVSDLCLHSPSTVSKISHKTQTLLAPDVPLNVVTE